The following DNA comes from Sander lucioperca isolate FBNREF2018 chromosome 2, SLUC_FBN_1.2, whole genome shotgun sequence.
caaacaaacaaacaaaccgcaTATGCCAACAACCGTTTTAGATGTTGCACGAGTCCATATTGGGatttaaatcaatttttttttttttttaaagattattttttggggacttttccctttattatagagtgacagtggatagaccggaaagggggagagagatgggggatgacacacagcaaaggacagcaggtcggattcgaacccacgctgcaaaggactcagcccacatggggcgaacgctcttactgggtgagctagaggccgccccttaAATCAAATTTAAATTAACTATGCAGCCCTAATACTAAACGGCTGTTTTTACCAAAACAAAGTACATTTGTCTGGCACAAATACAATGTTCACAAATACAATGTGGCACCTTAAGGAATGTGTCCTTGTTTTTCTTAATCCACTGTTTTCGTTGATGAAGGGTGTGGCAGTACATGTACAGCAGAGCTCCACGTCTCCAATAGAGGCATTCCAACAGCTCTAGGCCCAAAACAGACTGCACCTATTATAAACCAAAAGACATGAATAGTATAGTAAGACAATTACATGGAAGTAaatgtaagtgttttttttgcaaaactATAAACCAAGAGAACATTGAAGTGGATCTAGACTGGAAATACTTGATAATCaaccagaaaaaaacatgtacagAACATGCAAACAAAATCATGttgagacacacatatacacacttcTTGTGCTGGGGCTAGCCTCCCTGCCAAAACTTCTGGCTCGGTCAGGTCCTGCAGGAGCTGCTGGATTTTAAATGGTGAACAGTCCTCAGGGAACTCCTGGTCCACCAGTTTATTCTCTTCATAAAATGTGATGTCTAGGATCACCTAAATgatgaaaaacaaatatatacccACACCAGACACTGAATACAAGGTGCAAGAAAACTAAGCAACATTTCCAAATTTACTCAAATCTGTTACAAGTCATCAGAAACAATTACCTCCCTCTTCTCACTAAATTACTTTATTGAGTTCTCCCATTAATAAAAAGGTAGACCAAATTAGGAATGAAACTGATAATATACTTGCCAGGAAGTGGAAGCCACAGCTGTAGCCTCTTCTCCAAAACTCTTAGTTACCCCTTCTCAAAAGCTAAGTATCATTACTAAAATCGAATTAACTCCCAATGTATCGAGTATTCAGTAGCAACCAGTTGCTTGATTACTGGCAATTTGATACTAAAAACCTTATTGAGCCttttcagtcaggatttggACCACTTCACATCACCAAGACAACCATAACGACCTCCAACTAGCCAACGACTCCAGTAcacttgtttttaaatgttcctTGACCTAAGCACCTCTTAAGGCTTGGTACCAACTTCCTTCGCAGCTTGGGACTACGTTTCCACTCCTACATTCTTAAAGCCATGATATCAGTTTCCAAAAAGTACATATTGTGTAGCATATGGTTTTGAACTCAAAAGACTAAACTGAGGGTCCTCTGCAGGTTTGCTGTTTATAGGggaagaatgaaaaaaataaccCACAGCAATTTTGGTTGATTGTTTTGTCACTTATCAAGCAAAATGCCAAGCATTTGCTGGTTACGCCTTCTCAAATTTAAGGATGCTTTTCCTTGTTTTATACAATCAACCATGATACATTAGTAGGAATAGGTATGCAGATCTGAAGATCACCTTGAGTTCGGGGAAATTGAGATGGGCATTTGTactattttctgatgttttgttCAACAAAATGATTAATTGAAAACAGAGTCAAAtattaaaaactaatgaaaataattattaattgcAGCTCTAGACATTCAATGTAATGAAGTACCTGTGTGTAATCCTGAAGCACCTTGGAAAGGTTGCTACTCTCCCCTCCTTGCCTGTAATAGCTTTTCAACTTGTCTAGTATGGCAGACGCATTCTGTAAATAGTCATCATCTATGGAAGAACGATATGTTAACAGGTTACCAATTACAGATCTATAAATAAAACTGGTCTCCAACGTGACGCTTTTTACTTACATGTTAATACAAAACAATTCGACTGACGCTAGAACAAGTTTTAACGTTCCAAAGTTAAAAGCAGTGTGACTATGCAGCAACATAGTAATTAACAATTAAGGCATAAAATGCGAACTAACATTTTAAGCGTTTGCCAGTGTTtaaatataacaataataataataataataataataataataataatacatgactttatttatatagcacctttaaaaacagtttGCAAAGTGCTTTGACAGACAAAGCAAGCCAAAAGCAGGATATCCAGGAGGTGAATATAACAGAGAGCTACACTGGTGCCAAACAATAGTATGACACAAATTGGGTTACTAAATCAAGTAGCTAGACAAAAGACGCAAAATATAGTAGAGAAgtgaaaaacacataaaaatgtgaaaataaaaaagggtaaattcaataagaaaaataaaatagaaataaagtgactaattaataatataaaataattaacaatTAACTCAACTTTAGATAATTTACTATGACGCCAAGTTACACTGGTTACACTACGCAGCATCGTGTTTCATGGCCAGCTAAACGTTTGTCAACAATACtgcattttagctaacgttagccaacttaACGTTACGCTAGCAACcacatatttaaaaacaaccatcGGTCAGTGAGTAAATGTTACTATAACGCTACTAAGTCAACACTTCACCACCTGTTAACTAACCGTAGGGCAAATATTATTTGTCAACATGAAATGTCCATCAGGCAGCAACTGTTGTTATAGTTGCAAGCTGTtagataacgttagctagcttgctagtTGGCTAATAAACTGCGTATATATTTAtctctgaatgaactgaacAAGAATGCTAGCCACGCATACGAGGTGCCAAAAAAATGAACAGCGCCTTATCGATACCTTGCTTTTCAGCTCTGAGACTGGAACACTTGATATCTAACTCAAATATCCTTCTCTCCAACTCAAAACCTTGTCGCCTGTAGTCGTCGGCCATGACTAAAGTATGCGTCACGTGAGCCAGGGATAATGCTGCATTCACGTGCTCCTCGGATGCATGCTCGGATGGCCACTTTTCCCGATTTGTGAAGTAGTTTTTCCGACTTTGGTGTGTTCACGAGTCGTAATGTAGGAAAAAAATGGACGCTACAGAGAatattgttgtattttattgctcAGAGCGTTTAAACAAGAGCTGTTTTCTGCATTTATTTCCAGTTTGACGCTATTCGTGATTTTGTCCCAGACGTGTTGCTGCACCATGACGTTATACGTTAAAGTCCCTAAAACCACTAAAATATTGCTTTAACTGACTTGTTATCAGGGTTAATGATAATAAATAACCTTTCCAACTTATCTAGGTCACTCTACGTGGACAGCTTCTAACTGTAACCTAGCTATTtgccaaaatacaaaaaaaaaagattttaattaataaaaagttTCTTACCAAtattcttataatacatccatgccaaTAACCCAACATGTACGTTCATCCGCCATGTTTATGCGTAATATGACGCCAATCCGCCAAGTCGTGTAGCAAAGTGTTAGCCGAATTTCCGAGTTGTTATCTGAGTTGTATATCGAGGAGGCATTCTGAAACTCATTTTTTCCGATTCTTCCTATACGACCTGAATGCAGCATCAGTCACGTGCGTATGTCATGTCTTTCCAAAATGTTTCTGTGTGCGGCGCATAGACTACAGTCTATGGTGCGGCCATACATACGCCTGGGGCAGAGTGATGGCTCTGGCCTGGGGTTTAatcgttctcttaatacatccatgggtatAATacatccagcagcagcagagacagCAATGCAAAAAAGTGGCTCGACTACAGTATGAAAACATTACGTTATCATTCCAATTCCCCATTTATCTAGTAGGTTAACATAATTAATAGGAGAGATACCGCTGTAGTTAAGAGAGAAACTCGCATACTGTGTTTCTTTTAATTtgcatattttctgtatttgtaGCGTTTTGCACGTGTTTTTGAAgttatagtattttttttaatttttttttacaatgtttcATCTCTGTATTTACAGCACGTTTAAGTGTAGACTGTATAAAAAGGAAGACGCTTCTCCAATGTTGTTCCTCCAGCTTCCCCCACTGTACTAAAGTAAAGCCAAAATATCAGGGCGCTGCCagtcactttgccagaccctcctctgtaGCAGAGTGTTCTATATGGCTCTGCTCTGTAGTAGTGATCAGGCGGTGGGTGGAACAGGAGTCGCGGTATCGTCTCCCGACCAATCGCGAGTCAATcatagctgtcaatcatgacgtttcaccCCCGTTTTTAttgcatcaaataactaatgaaAACCAAACGTATCAGAAAAattaacacttgaacaaacatcaacGTGAACAGAACTACCAAAACATGACACAAACCATTTTCGTGGGAAATTAATTGACGtgtattttcaatttttgttttgccCATCCGCTAACATGGAGCCCGAGGGTCGGGTTTtgactgcagccagccaccagggggccgTTGAAGCGCGTTTGCCCTGCTCGGCCACCGTATTGTGGTTGTGGTGAAAGGGTTAAATTCAAATTAGCTTGCCGAGCCCCCTCTATCCTCTATCCTCTACTGCTTGGTCCAGCCTCTGGTCCAGCCCATTGAGACACCAGCCAATGTCATCGTGGCTCTGACGTTTTGGTGTGTGCACTGCTGGTAGCCACATTTTGCGACCTTTCAGCATACATCATCTGTCTTCCACCGGCTGGAGCTTTCACTCTGCTCATCGGCTCATCCTCCTTGTATAGATCTAAAACATGGCGGCCTTCAAAGCTTTGTACAGAGCGCAGAGTTTATTCTACAAAAACGTCTCATATCCCTGCAGAACCAAATTAAATTTGGCTAATCTCCAATTGACCAAGGTTGGTATTAAACGGTTAACGTTAATTTGTTGTAGAAATAGCATTGTTGAAATGAGATGGTTGCGAATGATTGCAAGATTAAAAGATCATAATATTATAAAGATTGTATTCGATTTTTCGtgtaacattttcaaaataacgTGAATTTAGTATGGGGATTTTACCAATCTTTACATATCCTTAtggatttatttaattttactttGACCTCAAGCTGATGGCTACGGCGGGGATTCTCAATATTTTCATCAACACAAAGTCGAAACCATattacaaactgttaacagtAACGCATAATATGACTTTGCAGTGGGTCAGTGACATAAGACACATCACATGCTGTCACATTAGTCAAACCCGCAGTTCTACATGCAGCAGTTAGGTCCAATGTCAAGGTGTGTTGTAGGTGAAATGAAAAGTGCTTGCATGTTCCACCCCACAGTCATGACATTGTACAAGTTATAGTCACGTCTACTAGTATGGTTTCGGAAATCAATGTGATGTCTGAAATGACAACTAAGGGGAAAGCAAATTTTGGAAATGCTCGAGGTAACATGGCCCTTTGAGCATTATCTTGAATCAGTGTTACTGATTTTACAGCAATTGGTATAGTAATTTGAACCTTTTAGACCAATTGTAAACCATCTGGATGACCGTAAGAACTAGCTTTTCATTAACTGATCATGACTTGATGCCTTTTTTCTTGTAATAAATAGATATTAAAATAGACAGGTGTATGTTTCATTTAGTTGAATAAGCAATATTGCATAACAAGGTGTATACAGTATGGCACTTCATTTGTAGATAAAGGAAAATTATGAATGAGGAGGTGGCTAGGAACATCCCGATGCAAAGTTATGTTTAGTTTCCTCCTCCAAGTCTGACCAACAGTGTTTGAAATAGTTCAATATTTTAAAAGCAGTCAGAAATCACACATATGTAAATATCCAATGTCAGTATTACAGGTTTACAATGCAATTGCATTACACATACAGAATCAGCACCATAATACTAAAGCGTGAATATAATGGGTATGGTGAAGTTCATTATGGTTCCAATCCATTGTAGCCACTGTCTGGGAAATTAATGGTGGCAAATGGTCCTGTaaaattatttttgaaaaattgGTCTTTGCACCACAGGTACAGTTACAGTGGATAAGTGTTGACACAGAGGATTTCAGATTTGAGTCCTCAGCTAACTGTTACGTTGGGACTCTTGACTGTGGGCTACCCCAAAGCTCTGCTTCTTTTGTTGTCGGATTTGTTCAGCAGTTTTGTATATCTTTCCCTTCCTCAactaaataaactgaatatgtTATATAATGATTAAATGAATCAACCATTTAAACTGTACAAACATATTAGCTGCCTTCAGGCATCAGTCAGGTTTGTTTTAACTAGCAGcgttttacatttttaagcaTTAtactaatgtgttttttttttaaatacagaatcACTTATAGTTAGTTTCTTTTTCTGGTTGGAgctcttaaaaaaaattaaagcgTTTCATGCATCTCTTGTTCTGCTTTCTACAGACCTGCGGCTGTTACTTTTCTACCTCCAGCCATAGAAGTTCACAGTTCTTCTCAGATCCTATAGAGGCAGTCAGAGATATCCCAAGTGGAGCTACCATTCTTGTGGGAGGTGAGATATACAATAAACAAACACGAAGATTGTCGGATGGTTAAATGCACACCTCAATGACAGTGCTGGCCAATTACCTTAGTTTTCAACGAGTTTTGTTAACGGACGAAAAGTACAAAAACATGATCAACAATGTATGTTCAATAACCACTTAACAGCAAAACTCTGTGTGGCATGGTGGTTAATTACCATCCACAAAAAGAGCACACGTAAATTCCACAGCTCTTGAACTAGTCAAGTTCGGAGTGACTTTGTTACACATTTTCCATTGTGTCACACCTCTATCTGCATCACTCAGTGTAATATTAAAACACCCTATCCACACATGACTGGAATTGCCTGATGATTGATCCAGTGTTGACCATATTATTGGACTTTGGGGTTTTTATGTGTGATTTGTAACTACTGGAaagatcatttgtttttttctttccaaatctgCCACGTCTCTTATCTACTACTAGGTGAAAGTTCCACCTTACATTATCATAGTTAACCCTTCACATGTTTTGCAATCACTTATTGGTTGCttccatttgtttttgtttattatgcattactctctttttttgtgttccAACACAGGCTTCGGATTATGTGGTATCCCAGAGAATCTTATCAACAGTTTACTGAAGACCGGCGTTACTGGTCTAACTGCAGTCAGCAACAATGCAGGGtaagtgtgtgtggaggggaggAAGCATGCGTGtaccatacagtacatgcatgctTAGCAAACACGCAGATGCCTCATGTAACTGTGTGCTAAAACCATGCAGTGCATTCCGTGGTGGGGGCTTGATTTTAATATTAGTTTAACGCCATCACCACTCCAAAATCCAAACCTGTTTTTTAAGATGTGTTGATGGAGATGAGTTGTTTATTTACTTCTGGTTATTGATTGATTCACATTTGAACCTGGAAATGTTTGCAGTGTCACATATCACATCATATGTCATTTCTGTTTCAGTGGAAGGTGTGTGTTAAAAACTGTTTAATGAAAATGAAGTTCAATCTAACTCTGGTTGCTAACTTAAATATTAATTATTCAAAGGGGTCAACTCTGTCATCAGTTTTGGAGGATGTCCTGAATGCAAGTGATAGTTTGTGAAAACAAAAGTTCACAAGGTCAGTGAGCAGGGTTTCcgcagggtcttaaaaagtctctaaaatttcaaaatcaaaattttaggccttaaaaagtcttaaattccctgaagtattgtgttctaggtcttaaaatattttaaacggGTCTTAATTTTTCTATGTCAATGTAACGGCTACCTCCAATTCTCATTGAAATGTTCCCGCGGCACTTtacaatgttttcttttttttttttttttttattctgtggagttgtagttctttctgtcgctAGTGCCAATATAATTcactgtattacgactacaaataagaacaacatgcaacttattttGCAGTCAATCTAGACACCAGTCATATAATGCCAATGAGGATATCAGAGAattgtttcagacaatgtttccGGACTCATctcgctcttttttttttttttaatgtcgtgatata
Coding sequences within:
- the c2h5orf51 gene encoding UPF0600 protein C5orf51 homolog isoform X2, which encodes MNVHVGLLAWMYYKNIDDDYLQNASAILDKLKSYYRQGGESSNLSKVLQDYTQVILDITFYEENKLVDQEFPEDCSPFKIQQLLQDLTEPEVLAGRLAPAQEVQSVLGLELLECLYWRRGALLYMYCHTLHQRKQWIKKNKDTFLKCIQEGVRYLMRMLQVRNSVKLNDGVVLHDTATASFLSEGIFSDTHLLTMMYIGEMCFWAVKYEDCSADTMDRKEDRLQFRDIGTQILNKYVLACEGPLQGQGWNTENAKEILSILQ
- the c2h5orf51 gene encoding UPF0600 protein C5orf51 homolog isoform X1; protein product: MADDYRRQGFELERRIFELDIKCSSLRAEKQDDDYLQNASAILDKLKSYYRQGGESSNLSKVLQDYTQVILDITFYEENKLVDQEFPEDCSPFKIQQLLQDLTEPEVLAGRLAPAQEVQSVLGLELLECLYWRRGALLYMYCHTLHQRKQWIKKNKDTFLKCIQEGVRYLMRMLQVRNSVKLNDGVVLHDTATASFLSEGIFSDTHLLTMMYIGEMCFWAVKYEDCSADTMDRKEDRLQFRDIGTQILNKYVLACEGPLQGQGWNTENAKEILSILQ